A window from Actinomycetospora corticicola encodes these proteins:
- a CDS encoding primary-amine oxidase, translating to MTATVSTVTHPLEMPTEAEYAAVREVLVEAGLLTDRVRYCFADLEEPPKSEVLAFSAGDAVDRRFRVVLLDLDSGRSWDTVVSATRGEVVSGRELDPARDGQPPIIDSEFEPMDDILRADARWTDALAARGIDPMTVRAVPLSAGVYDYPDEVGRRMARAFGFRQDGPDDHPWAHPIDGLVAYVDLTARTVDRVIDHQHVPVPEVSGNFQDPAVQGPPLDSLRPIEITQPEGRSFTVEGNHVRWGKWDLRYGFNEREGLTLHQVAFDGRPVVHRASVAEMVVPYADPAPVRFWQNYFDCGEYMFARYADSLRLGCDCLGDIHYTDAVIAGDDGNPRTITNAICMHEEDYGVLWKHSDLFFTQASEVRRQRRLVISFFVPIGNYDYGFYWYLYLDGTIQLEVKATGMVFASATPGEYAAEVAPGLAAPFHQHLFCARLDMTVDGVHNAVDEVEAERVPMGEGNPYGNAFRRKVTRLTSERSAQRDNDGSVVRTWHIVNPEKTNAVGKPVGYALHPENKATLLADEQSSIHARAGFSTHNLWVTPYAPDERYPAGDFVNQNPGGDGLPRWTQADRDVDGGDIVVWHTFGTTHFPRPEDWPVMPVEYTGFTLKPVGFFDVNPALDVPPNPGKHCH from the coding sequence ATGACCGCCACCGTCAGCACGGTGACCCACCCGCTGGAGATGCCGACCGAGGCCGAGTACGCGGCCGTCCGGGAGGTGCTCGTCGAGGCGGGCCTGCTCACCGACCGGGTCCGCTACTGCTTCGCCGACCTGGAGGAGCCGCCGAAGTCCGAGGTCCTCGCGTTCAGCGCGGGCGACGCGGTGGACCGGCGCTTCCGCGTGGTGCTGCTCGACCTCGACTCCGGCCGGTCCTGGGACACCGTCGTGTCCGCGACCCGCGGCGAGGTGGTGTCCGGTCGCGAGCTCGACCCGGCCCGGGACGGGCAGCCGCCGATCATCGACTCCGAGTTCGAGCCGATGGACGACATCCTGCGGGCGGACGCCCGCTGGACCGACGCGCTCGCCGCCCGCGGGATCGACCCGATGACCGTGCGCGCAGTGCCGCTCTCGGCCGGGGTCTACGACTATCCCGACGAGGTCGGGCGCCGGATGGCGCGGGCGTTCGGCTTCCGCCAGGACGGGCCCGACGACCACCCGTGGGCCCACCCGATCGACGGCCTGGTCGCCTACGTCGACCTCACCGCGCGCACCGTCGACCGGGTCATCGACCACCAGCACGTGCCGGTCCCGGAGGTGTCGGGCAACTTCCAGGACCCGGCCGTGCAGGGCCCGCCGCTGGACTCCCTCAGGCCCATCGAGATCACCCAGCCCGAGGGGCGCAGCTTCACCGTCGAGGGCAACCACGTCCGCTGGGGGAAGTGGGACCTGCGCTACGGGTTCAACGAGCGCGAGGGCCTGACCCTGCACCAGGTCGCGTTCGACGGCCGGCCGGTCGTCCACCGCGCGAGCGTCGCGGAGATGGTGGTGCCCTACGCCGACCCCGCCCCGGTGCGGTTCTGGCAGAACTACTTCGACTGCGGCGAGTACATGTTCGCCCGCTACGCCGATTCCCTGCGCCTGGGCTGCGACTGCCTCGGCGACATCCACTACACCGACGCCGTGATCGCGGGCGACGACGGGAACCCGCGCACGATCACGAATGCGATCTGCATGCACGAGGAGGACTACGGGGTGCTGTGGAAGCATTCCGACCTGTTCTTCACGCAGGCCTCCGAGGTACGCCGCCAGCGACGGCTGGTCATCTCGTTCTTCGTGCCGATCGGCAACTACGACTACGGGTTCTACTGGTACCTCTATCTCGACGGCACGATCCAGCTCGAGGTCAAGGCGACCGGCATGGTGTTCGCCTCGGCGACGCCGGGGGAGTACGCGGCCGAGGTCGCGCCCGGGCTCGCCGCGCCGTTCCACCAGCACCTGTTCTGCGCCAGGCTCGACATGACCGTCGACGGGGTGCACAACGCCGTCGACGAGGTCGAGGCCGAGCGCGTGCCGATGGGGGAGGGCAACCCGTACGGCAACGCGTTCCGGCGCAAGGTCACGCGGTTGACCTCCGAGCGGAGCGCACAGCGTGACAACGACGGGTCGGTGGTGCGGACCTGGCACATCGTCAATCCGGAGAAGACCAACGCCGTCGGGAAGCCCGTCGGGTACGCCCTGCACCCGGAGAACAAGGCCACCCTGCTGGCCGACGAGCAGTCCTCGATCCACGCCCGCGCCGGGTTCTCCACCCACAACCTCTGGGTGACGCCCTATGCGCCCGACGAGCGCTATCCGGCCGGGGACTTCGTCAACCAGAACCCCGGCGGCGACGGGCTGCCGCGGTGGACCCAGGCCGACCGGGACGTCGACGGCGGCGACATCGTCGTGTGGCACACCTTCGGCACCACGCACTTCCCGCGCCCGGAGGACTGGCCGGTGATGCCGGTCGAGTACACCGGCTTCACCCTCAAGCCGGTCGGGTTCTTCGACGTCAACCCCGCGCTCGACGTCCCGCCCAACCCCGGGAAGCACTGCCACTGA
- a CDS encoding APC family permease — MGAPTPRLSGTLGAGSIVFMVVAAAAPLTVIAGAVPLGIGAGNGAAFPAMFVLCAVVLAFFAVGFCAMSPHVPDAGAFFTYIRAGLGRPLGLGAAFLALATYAAVQAAVFGYVGAALDELVTSFGGPSLPWWGWTFLLMALVAVLGYRHIELSSRVLGVLLVAEIAVVLVLDAVVVGSGGGPEGLSTAFLQPTQIGSGAVGIAVMFAIASFIGFEATAVFRDEARDPDRTIPRATYLALAVVGVFYALSTWALVSAWGDGAVVSEAATNPGTLLTSTVTTWLGPVAGHVVGILLVTSIFAAILSFHNVAARYWYALGGNRALPEACARTHARHGSPHVASLSQSGLSFVIIAVCVVAGLDPVAQVFAWAAGVATLGLLVLMVVTCLAVLVFFARTGADRRVWHTRVAPTLGLVGLGVCLVLTIANFPTLIGGSTGLAVVLGGVLALVTVLGIVVALVRREAPPTPAVRNPSSDPTSEKELA, encoded by the coding sequence ATGGGCGCACCGACTCCTCGGTTGTCCGGGACACTCGGGGCCGGGTCGATCGTGTTCATGGTCGTGGCCGCCGCGGCCCCGCTGACCGTCATCGCGGGCGCGGTCCCGCTCGGGATCGGCGCGGGGAACGGGGCGGCGTTCCCCGCGATGTTCGTGCTCTGCGCGGTGGTACTCGCGTTCTTCGCGGTCGGCTTCTGCGCGATGAGCCCGCACGTCCCCGACGCCGGGGCCTTCTTCACCTACATCCGCGCGGGGCTCGGTCGCCCGCTCGGCCTCGGCGCCGCGTTCCTGGCGCTCGCCACCTACGCGGCCGTGCAGGCGGCGGTGTTCGGCTACGTCGGCGCGGCCCTCGACGAGCTCGTCACGAGCTTCGGCGGTCCGAGCCTGCCGTGGTGGGGGTGGACGTTCCTGCTGATGGCGCTGGTCGCGGTGCTGGGTTACCGGCACATCGAGTTGTCCAGCCGGGTGCTGGGCGTGCTGCTGGTCGCCGAGATCGCGGTGGTGCTCGTGCTCGACGCGGTGGTCGTCGGGTCCGGCGGCGGGCCCGAGGGCCTCTCGACGGCCTTCCTGCAGCCCACGCAGATCGGCTCGGGCGCGGTGGGCATCGCGGTCATGTTCGCGATCGCGAGCTTCATCGGCTTCGAGGCCACCGCGGTGTTCCGCGACGAGGCCCGCGACCCCGACCGGACCATCCCGCGGGCCACTTACCTCGCGCTCGCCGTCGTCGGGGTGTTCTACGCGCTCTCGACGTGGGCTCTGGTCTCGGCCTGGGGCGACGGTGCCGTCGTCTCCGAGGCGGCGACCAACCCCGGCACGCTGCTGACCTCGACCGTGACGACCTGGCTCGGGCCCGTCGCCGGGCACGTCGTCGGGATCCTGCTCGTGACCAGCATCTTCGCGGCGATCCTGTCCTTCCACAACGTCGCCGCCCGCTACTGGTACGCCCTCGGCGGGAACCGCGCCCTGCCCGAGGCGTGCGCCCGGACGCACGCCCGGCACGGCTCGCCGCACGTCGCGTCCCTGTCGCAGTCGGGGCTGTCCTTCGTGATCATCGCGGTCTGCGTGGTGGCCGGGCTCGACCCCGTGGCGCAGGTCTTCGCGTGGGCGGCCGGCGTGGCGACCCTCGGGCTGCTCGTGCTCATGGTGGTCACCTGCCTCGCGGTCCTGGTGTTCTTCGCCCGCACCGGCGCCGACCGGCGGGTCTGGCACACGCGGGTCGCCCCGACGCTCGGCCTCGTCGGGCTCGGGGTCTGCCTCGTCCTCACGATCGCGAACTTCCCGACCCTGATCGGCGGGTCGACCGGGCTCGCCGTCGTCCTCGGCGGGGTCCTCGCGCTGGTCACGGTGCTGGGGATCGTCGTGGCGCTGGTCCGCCGCGAAGCCCCGCCCACACCCGCCGTCCGGAACCCGTCCTCCGACCCGACGTCCGAGAAGGAGCTCGCATGA
- a CDS encoding amino acid permease — MRTTRGVQGLRARSPVAGLRRRELGPLGVLAQSVATTAPAGAMAAVPLLVTAAAGRDAPWSVAIAAALVGLVVASIAVFARRMAAAGGLYSFTAKGLGPGGAYACAVSMVVGYALLVAAALVGASWYARALVERLWPVDTTAVGVAVVVVLSAAIAACAVRGVRLAGRVMLVVEGVSITLILVVLVTLAVRAPAGPVPPPPPSGGVTGVAAGVLPAVAAFIGFDSATALGVEARRPYASVPRAVAVTAGGAALLYLVAMLVHLAAPAVLPALTVAAPDGGPGAAVIGTWAPVLLDAGIIASFGACTLAALNTLVRVLFSLAREGVAPAVLGRTHRRHLTPAAAVGLTVPLLALPPVVGILAGVEPQDLLGGFLAVATIGFLAAYLLVCLAAPRFLRRISELTRAVVVTAWCAVPALGLVIVVALWRSAGPLLPVTVGVVALAAATGWVALRRTHRAQLDGMGVYDETTTADLHPADRSTADRPR, encoded by the coding sequence GTGCGCACGACACGAGGGGTCCAGGGCCTGCGCGCCCGCTCCCCCGTGGCGGGTCTGCGACGGCGCGAGCTGGGCCCCCTGGGGGTCCTCGCGCAGTCGGTGGCCACCACCGCTCCGGCCGGGGCCATGGCCGCGGTACCCCTGCTGGTGACCGCGGCGGCGGGACGCGACGCCCCGTGGTCGGTGGCGATCGCGGCGGCACTGGTCGGACTGGTGGTCGCCTCGATCGCCGTGTTCGCCCGACGCATGGCAGCCGCGGGCGGGCTCTACAGCTTCACCGCCAAGGGCCTCGGGCCCGGCGGGGCCTACGCCTGCGCGGTGTCGATGGTGGTCGGCTACGCACTGCTCGTGGCCGCGGCGCTCGTGGGCGCGTCCTGGTACGCCCGGGCCCTCGTCGAACGGCTGTGGCCGGTGGACACGACGGCGGTCGGGGTCGCCGTCGTCGTCGTGCTGAGCGCCGCGATCGCCGCCTGCGCGGTGCGCGGGGTCCGGCTCGCCGGTCGCGTCATGCTCGTCGTCGAGGGCGTCTCGATCACGCTGATCCTCGTCGTGCTCGTGACCCTCGCGGTGCGGGCGCCGGCCGGCCCGGTACCCCCGCCGCCGCCGTCCGGCGGGGTGACCGGCGTCGCCGCCGGGGTGCTCCCGGCCGTCGCAGCGTTCATCGGCTTCGACTCGGCGACCGCGTTGGGGGTCGAGGCGCGCCGCCCGTACGCGAGCGTGCCGCGGGCCGTCGCGGTGACGGCGGGCGGGGCCGCGCTGCTCTACCTCGTCGCGATGCTCGTCCACCTCGCGGCGCCGGCCGTGCTGCCCGCCCTGACGGTCGCCGCACCCGACGGCGGGCCGGGCGCCGCGGTGATCGGCACCTGGGCGCCGGTGCTGCTCGACGCCGGGATCATCGCCTCGTTCGGTGCCTGCACGCTGGCCGCCCTGAACACCCTGGTACGGGTGCTGTTCTCGCTGGCCCGGGAGGGGGTCGCGCCGGCGGTGCTCGGCCGCACGCACCGACGCCACCTGACGCCCGCGGCCGCGGTCGGGCTGACCGTGCCGCTGCTGGCGCTCCCACCCGTCGTCGGAATACTGGCCGGGGTCGAGCCGCAGGACCTCCTCGGCGGGTTCCTCGCCGTCGCGACCATCGGCTTCCTCGCCGCCTACCTGCTCGTGTGCCTGGCCGCCCCCCGCTTCCTGCGCCGGATCTCCGAGCTCACCCGCGCCGTCGTCGTGACGGCCTGGTGCGCGGTGCCGGCCCTCGGTCTGGTGATCGTGGTGGCACTGTGGCGCTCGGCGGGACCGCTCCTGCCCGTGACCGTCGGCGTGGTGGCGCTGGCCGCGGCCACGGGCTGGGTCGCGCTGCGGCGCACCCACCGGGCCCAGCTCGACGGCATGGGCGTGTACGACGAGACGACCACGGCCGACCTGCACCCCGCGGACCGCTCGACCGCGGACCGGCCGCGATGA
- a CDS encoding IclR family transcriptional regulator has protein sequence MSPTDAARTITGRQPQAVRSALAILEAVAAAGVGATAKDISTELRIPPATTYRLLNLLVAEEYLVRLPDLHGFALGRRVANLAPAPLSTPTAAREVLERLRRRVRWGAHLAGYVGHRLVFLDPDPDHPPVDAGELSRHLHASSLGRLLLAEHDEPLPPAVRLTPRTVVDPQELQGRLAEVRATGLARQCGEFRAEHGCLAVGVRAPGDGRLVAGLALTGPAARVAAPNVDLVEMLRAHAVELGPLLA, from the coding sequence ATGAGTCCGACGGACGCGGCGCGCACCATCACCGGACGCCAGCCGCAGGCGGTCCGCAGCGCGCTCGCGATCCTGGAGGCGGTCGCTGCGGCCGGCGTCGGGGCCACGGCCAAGGACATCTCCACCGAGCTGCGCATCCCGCCCGCGACGACCTACCGGCTGCTCAACCTCCTCGTCGCCGAGGAGTACCTGGTGCGCCTGCCCGACCTGCACGGCTTCGCGCTGGGGCGGCGCGTGGCGAACCTCGCGCCCGCACCGCTGAGCACCCCGACCGCGGCCCGTGAGGTGCTCGAGCGGCTGCGGCGACGAGTGCGGTGGGGCGCCCACCTCGCGGGCTACGTCGGGCATCGGCTGGTCTTCCTCGACCCCGATCCCGATCACCCGCCCGTCGACGCCGGCGAGCTCTCCCGGCACCTGCACGCGAGCTCGCTCGGGCGCCTCCTGCTCGCCGAGCACGACGAGCCACTCCCACCGGCCGTCCGCCTCACCCCCCGGACGGTGGTCGACCCCCAGGAACTGCAGGGCCGCCTCGCCGAGGTCCGCGCGACGGGGCTGGCCCGCCAGTGCGGGGAGTTCCGCGCCGAGCACGGGTGCCTGGCCGTCGGGGTGCGGGCTCCCGGCGACGGCCGGCTGGTGGCGGGCCTCGCGCTCACCGGGCCCGCCGCCCGGGTCGCCGCCCCGAACGTCGACCTCGTCGAGATGCTGCGGGCCCACGCCGTCGAGCTCGGTCCTCTCCTGGCCTGA